Proteins encoded together in one Cyprinus carpio isolate SPL01 chromosome B14, ASM1834038v1, whole genome shotgun sequence window:
- the mtnr1ab gene encoding melatonin receptor type 1A-A: protein MKINGSRLMNSSSLSPHEITLNRPPWVATTLGSFLIFTIVVDILGNLLVIFSVYRNKKLRNAGNIFVVSLAVADLVVAIYPYPLVLVSIVHNGWNLGFVHCQISGFLMGLSVIGSIFNITGIAINRYCYICHSLKYDKLYSDKNSLCYVLLIWILTVVAIVPNFYVGSLQYDPRVYSCTFAQSASSAYTIAVVFFHFILPIMIVSYCYLRIWILVIQVRRRVKPEFRPKLTPHDIRNFVTMFVVFVLFAVCWAPLNFIGLAVAINPRRVAPLIPEWFFVSSYFMAYFNSCLNAIVYGLLNQNFRREYKKIIISLCTARMSFPESSNDAADRIKSKPSPLMTNNNQVKVDSV from the exons atgaaaataaatggcaGCCGCTTGATGAACAGTTCTTCACTGAGCCCTCACGAGATCACTCTGAATCGCCCACCCTGGGTCGCCACAACTTTGGGCAGCTTTCTGATCTTCACTATCGTGGTTGATATATTGGGGAACCTCTTGGTGATcttttctgtgtacagaaacaagAAACTTCGAAACGCAG GGAACATATTTGTGGTGAGCCTGGCAGTAGCTGACCTGGTAGTAGCCATCTATCCTTATCCTCTCGTGCTGGTCTCCATTGTCCATAATGGATGGAATTTGGGATTCGTCCATTGCCAGATCAGTGGATTCCTGATGGGACTAAGTGTGATTGGATCTATATTTAACATCACCGGCATTGCAATCAATCGCTACTGCTATATCTGTCACAGCCTCAAGTATGACAAGCTATACAGCGACAAGAACTCGCTTTGCTACGTCCTTCTCATCTGGATACTGACAGTGGTCGCTATAGTGCCAAACTTTTACGTCGGCTCCCTGCAGTATGACCCCAGGGTCTACTCATGTACGTTTGCGCAGTCAGCAAGCTCGGCGTACACCATCGCCGTCGTCTTCTTCCACTTCATTCTTCCGATCATGATTGTGTCGTACTGCTACCTGCGGATCTGGATCTTGGTGATCCAGGTGAGGAGACGCGTCAAACCCGAGTTCCGGCCCAAACTCACGCCGCACGACATAAGGAACTTTGTCACCATGTTTGTAGTATTCGTTCTTTTTGCCGTCTGCTGGGCCCCTCTCAATTTCATCGGCTTGGCAGTCGCTATAAACCCCAGGCGGGTCGCGCCTCTCATCCCAGAGTGGTTTTTTGTATCCAGTTATTTTATGGCCTATTTCAACAGTTGCCTTAATGCAATAGTATATGGACTGCTGAACCAAAACTTCAGACGAGAGTACAAAAAAATTATCATCTCACTCTGTACTGCGAGGATGTCCTTCCCAGAGAGTTCAAACGATGCTGCGGATCGGATCAAAAGCAAGCCATCTCCTTTAATGACAAACAACAACCAAGTCAAAGTAGATTCGGTATGA